The following proteins are encoded in a genomic region of Verrucomicrobiaceae bacterium:
- a CDS encoding SGNH/GDSL hydrolase family protein — translation MKLFALFVTLTLHALAAETPVETDPRLHSDGKGWKLNQAKIEDPKQPRVLLIGDSILSGYMAHAIKKLDGKAYVDAWVNPYNQSEHLNTKILPEVLAKGPYDVIHFNMGLHGWQEGRIKPGTFEPLTKGYVDAIKTKLPNAKLIWASSTPVMLEGDVKKLDPVINGTIIDHNRMAAKVMAECGVPVSDFYALLMDKLDLARGGKDKFHWNGPAYQILGDKCVEEVLKALPTK, via the coding sequence ATGAAGCTCTTCGCCCTTTTTGTCACCCTTACTCTACATGCACTCGCCGCCGAAACACCGGTCGAGACTGATCCGCGGCTGCATTCCGATGGCAAAGGCTGGAAGCTCAATCAGGCGAAAATTGAAGACCCGAAGCAACCGCGTGTGCTGCTCATCGGCGACTCGATCCTGAGCGGTTACATGGCGCATGCGATCAAGAAGCTCGACGGCAAGGCCTACGTCGATGCCTGGGTGAATCCCTACAACCAGTCCGAGCATCTCAACACGAAGATCCTGCCCGAGGTGCTCGCGAAGGGGCCGTATGACGTGATTCACTTCAACATGGGTCTGCATGGCTGGCAGGAGGGCCGCATCAAGCCGGGCACCTTCGAGCCGCTGACGAAAGGCTACGTCGATGCCATCAAGACGAAGCTGCCCAATGCCAAATTGATCTGGGCCAGCAGCACGCCCGTGATGCTCGAAGGCGATGTCAAAAAACTCGATCCTGTCATCAACGGCACCATCATCGACCACAACCGCATGGCGGCCAAAGTCATGGCCGAATGCGGCGTGCCCGTGAGCGACTTCTACGCCCTGCTCATGGACAAGCTCGACCTCGCCCGCGGCGGCAAAGACAAGTTCCACTGGAATGGGCCCGCCTATCAGATTCTCGGCGATAAATGCGTGGAAGAGGTGCTAAAGGCCCTGCCGACGAAGTGA
- a CDS encoding autotransporter-associated beta strand repeat-containing protein, which produces MLFSTALFTSSVWAQTTGFNQAGAGPHDFNYSANWVGGGINGVWDSSLTLTAAQTATFGADTTLTSGLNFGYTGNFDLTLRSAGTANRTITLAGDIVVNPVSNRTITLGSTTANQGLNIDLGGVNRSITVNTSKVLTFLNAISNGDFTLTGNSPTAAGGTMKLAGAGGNAASSDITVTQGGILQFDSSTSGVTGTTRAQSVTLQSSGRLLVSGNSTANSADSISGNLVINGASPLAQSAGNTVPTVTLSPNAARNTRLTFTSVDRQAQGVAVFRGTNLGANTIASNTANSGNIEITGTAPTLVGGGGAAGTTSISIVPWALGGTSGSDIGSTFVTYTAANGIRPLNTGTEFAAAFGSATDNVRLTASSAISSGTTANSLILGSASTVLSGAGTLSVTSGAVFFASTSQSISAPLDFGSAQGVIGMARAATISGNISGTGGLALYGLRTDELLTLSGTSSTYTGDTHILGAAIISNGVLPSGARTGDVYVQGTYRLPVTGGTASINGLNGSGFVTYGNSTAAALSLGGNNANGTFTGTISNSASTLSLTKTGTGTQILSGANTYNGATNVNSGALELNNTTGSGTGTGTVTIAAAATLQGDGAITTAANNYVYINGTFQMGRTGATAGSDFTLNTSGTGSTVFGAVSYLDIDLWSTTGADQSGSLAAADMLRLFGTLDITSGATLKLSNPNTLTFQNGDIFRIFDWTGLTTRTGTFTEDFTDITLAPGLSIDSSNLYTLGTISIVGVPEPSRAILLMLGLTGLMLRRRKSAVHN; this is translated from the coding sequence TTGCTTTTTAGCACCGCCCTTTTCACCAGCAGCGTTTGGGCGCAGACCACGGGCTTTAATCAAGCCGGCGCGGGGCCGCATGATTTCAACTACTCAGCGAACTGGGTCGGCGGCGGCATCAATGGCGTCTGGGACTCCTCGCTGACACTCACGGCTGCTCAGACGGCCACCTTTGGCGCGGACACCACGCTCACCAGCGGGCTGAACTTTGGCTACACGGGAAATTTTGATCTCACGCTGCGCTCCGCAGGCACCGCAAACCGCACCATCACGCTTGCGGGCGACATCGTCGTCAATCCCGTGAGCAACCGCACCATCACCCTGGGCAGCACCACCGCCAATCAGGGGCTGAACATCGACCTCGGTGGCGTGAACCGCAGCATCACTGTGAACACCAGCAAGGTGCTGACCTTCCTCAATGCCATCTCCAACGGCGACTTCACCCTCACGGGAAACAGCCCCACGGCGGCGGGCGGCACGATGAAGCTCGCGGGTGCCGGCGGAAACGCGGCAAGCTCCGACATCACCGTCACGCAGGGCGGCATTTTGCAGTTCGACAGCAGCACCAGCGGTGTCACTGGCACCACGCGGGCACAGAGCGTCACCCTCCAGTCCAGCGGCAGGCTCCTCGTCAGTGGTAACTCGACCGCGAACTCAGCGGACAGCATCTCTGGCAATCTCGTCATCAATGGTGCCTCCCCGCTCGCTCAAAGCGCAGGCAACACCGTGCCCACCGTGACGCTCAGTCCGAATGCCGCGCGCAACACCCGGCTCACCTTCACCAGCGTGGACCGCCAGGCTCAGGGCGTGGCTGTTTTTCGCGGCACCAATCTCGGAGCCAACACCATCGCCAGCAACACCGCCAACAGCGGCAACATCGAAATCACCGGCACCGCGCCTACTCTTGTCGGTGGCGGAGGCGCGGCAGGCACTACCAGCATCAGCATCGTCCCCTGGGCGCTCGGCGGCACCTCCGGCAGCGACATTGGCTCCACTTTTGTCACCTACACCGCCGCCAATGGCATTCGCCCGCTGAATACGGGCACCGAGTTTGCAGCGGCCTTCGGCAGTGCCACGGACAACGTGCGCCTCACCGCCAGCAGCGCCATCAGCAGCGGCACCACGGCCAACTCTCTCATCCTCGGCAGTGCCAGCACCGTGCTCTCCGGCGCAGGCACGCTCAGCGTCACCAGCGGCGCGGTTTTCTTTGCCTCCACCAGCCAGAGCATCAGCGCCCCTCTGGATTTCGGCAGCGCTCAAGGCGTGATCGGCATGGCCCGCGCCGCCACCATCTCTGGAAACATTTCCGGCACTGGCGGCCTCGCTCTCTACGGCCTCCGCACCGACGAACTACTCACTCTCTCCGGCACCAGCAGCACTTACACAGGCGACACCCACATCCTCGGCGCGGCCATCATTTCCAACGGCGTGCTGCCCAGCGGCGCACGCACCGGTGACGTGTATGTGCAGGGCACCTACCGCCTCCCCGTCACCGGTGGCACCGCCAGCATCAACGGCCTGAACGGCAGCGGCTTCGTCACTTACGGCAACTCCACCGCCGCCGCGCTCAGCCTGGGCGGCAACAATGCTAACGGCACCTTCACAGGCACCATCAGCAACTCCGCCAGCACTCTCTCGCTCACCAAAACAGGCACCGGCACCCAGATCCTGAGCGGAGCCAACACCTACAACGGAGCCACCAACGTCAACTCAGGTGCCCTGGAACTAAACAACACCACAGGCTCCGGCACGGGCACAGGCACTGTCACCATCGCCGCCGCAGCCACACTCCAAGGTGACGGAGCCATCACCACGGCCGCCAACAACTATGTCTATATCAACGGCACCTTCCAAATGGGGCGCACCGGAGCCACCGCCGGCAGCGACTTCACTCTGAACACCTCCGGCACCGGCAGCACCGTCTTTGGTGCCGTCAGCTACCTGGACATCGACCTGTGGTCCACCACCGGAGCCGATCAAAGCGGATCGCTCGCCGCCGCCGACATGCTCCGCCTCTTCGGCACGCTCGACATCACCAGCGGAGCAACGCTGAAACTCAGCAACCCCAACACGCTCACCTTCCAGAACGGCGACATCTTCCGCATCTTCGACTGGACCGGCCTCACAACACGCACTGGCACCTTTACGGAGGACTTCACGGACATCACCCTCGCCCCCGGACTCAGCATCGACAGCTCCAATCTCTACACCCTCGGCACCATCAGCATCGTCGGCGTGCCCGAGCCTTCCAGGGCCATCCTTCTCATGCTAGGCCTGACTGGCCTCATGCTGCGCCGCCGCAAAAGTGCCGTGCATAACTAG
- a CDS encoding cellulase family glycosylhydrolase — translation MVGAEEAPLLGNGDFEAVTKELGWPDGWGRPKDGGSWEADEGGGHFLRLNSTTPGLMVMLYRQVPVKAEMRALEFSWRWRCSGLKRGKQSWFDARFMLSFKDVEGKKVSPGPPNPNLGKSTDGWVTGSVKFLVPEGAVMLEVIPALFQVESGTLDLDDLVLKLTDPAPVEAEARAKAAALHEKQTRDAAKRHAKAAELLAKEGTLISNGSFEIADKKKSWPADWSGTATSAGMSWETGASGRHIRLESTTPDKTLMLFRVISLPADARALELTWRQRVTGLKPGKEPWFDARLLMEFKGMDGKKMAGAPKPPTSRKDTEGWVTRQTRFLVPEGAVTLELMPALFQVKSGTLELDDFVLTPTEPGPLIAEAKAAEEARLAAIVSVEQPRREAWPQPLHVEGRHVLNADGKPVRLQGVNVISLEWNPDGEQVMKACLVAIEQWKANIIRLPVAQKFWFATSGGKKDEGASYRQLVSDVVTLVANRGAYVLLDLHQFGAPTQEHADFWASAAPLFKNHPAVLFDLFNEPHGISWEIWQNGGEIPVKTKPGEEDAFISAEDKAKQAAARRCGHAKAARHHSQQWREEHRARGRPGLRL, via the coding sequence ATGGTTGGGGCTGAGGAGGCTCCTTTGCTGGGCAATGGGGATTTTGAGGCTGTCACGAAGGAGCTAGGCTGGCCGGATGGCTGGGGAAGGCCCAAGGACGGTGGCTCCTGGGAGGCGGATGAGGGCGGTGGACACTTTCTGCGGCTGAACTCGACGACGCCGGGCCTGATGGTGATGCTTTACCGCCAGGTGCCGGTTAAGGCGGAAATGCGGGCGCTGGAGTTTTCCTGGCGATGGCGCTGCTCCGGGCTGAAACGCGGCAAGCAGTCGTGGTTCGATGCCCGCTTCATGCTGAGCTTCAAAGACGTCGAGGGCAAAAAAGTCTCCCCCGGGCCACCGAACCCGAATCTGGGCAAAAGCACGGATGGCTGGGTGACTGGCAGTGTGAAATTCCTGGTGCCTGAGGGCGCGGTGATGCTGGAGGTCATCCCGGCACTGTTTCAGGTGGAAAGCGGCACGCTGGACCTGGATGATCTCGTTTTGAAACTCACCGATCCGGCTCCGGTCGAGGCGGAGGCACGCGCCAAGGCCGCCGCGCTCCATGAGAAGCAAACTCGTGATGCGGCGAAGCGCCACGCCAAGGCGGCTGAGCTGCTGGCGAAAGAAGGCACGCTGATCAGCAACGGGAGTTTTGAGATCGCCGATAAAAAGAAGTCGTGGCCTGCTGACTGGTCCGGCACTGCGACGAGCGCGGGCATGAGCTGGGAAACAGGAGCCAGCGGCCGCCACATCCGGTTGGAGTCCACCACGCCTGACAAGACGCTGATGCTTTTCCGCGTCATCAGCCTGCCTGCCGACGCGCGTGCGCTGGAGCTGACGTGGCGGCAACGTGTCACCGGTTTGAAGCCCGGAAAAGAGCCGTGGTTCGATGCACGCCTGCTGATGGAGTTCAAAGGCATGGACGGGAAGAAAATGGCAGGCGCGCCGAAGCCGCCCACGAGCCGGAAGGACACCGAAGGCTGGGTCACCCGACAGACGCGCTTCCTTGTGCCGGAGGGCGCGGTGACGCTGGAGCTGATGCCTGCGCTGTTTCAGGTGAAAAGCGGCACGCTGGAGCTGGATGACTTTGTTTTGACGCCAACGGAGCCCGGGCCGCTCATCGCCGAGGCAAAGGCAGCGGAGGAAGCGCGGCTGGCCGCCATCGTGTCTGTGGAGCAGCCGCGCCGTGAGGCCTGGCCGCAGCCGCTGCATGTGGAGGGCCGTCATGTGCTGAACGCGGATGGCAAACCTGTGCGCCTCCAGGGGGTGAATGTCATCAGCCTAGAGTGGAATCCTGATGGCGAGCAGGTGATGAAGGCATGCCTCGTCGCCATCGAGCAATGGAAGGCCAACATCATCCGCCTGCCCGTGGCGCAGAAGTTTTGGTTTGCCACCAGCGGCGGCAAAAAGGACGAGGGAGCCTCCTACCGTCAGCTCGTGAGCGATGTGGTCACACTGGTTGCGAATCGTGGCGCGTATGTGCTGCTGGACCTGCATCAGTTCGGCGCGCCGACACAGGAGCACGCCGACTTTTGGGCCTCGGCGGCGCCGCTTTTCAAAAACCATCCTGCTGTGCTTTTTGACCTCTTCAATGAGCCGCACGGCATTTCGTGGGAGATTTGGCAAAACGGCGGCGAGATACCGGTGAAGACAAAGCCCGGCGAGGAAGACGCCTTTATCAGCGCCGAAGACAAAGCGAAACAAGCCGCCGCCAGGCGCTGTGGGCATGCAAAAGCTGCTCGACATCATTCGCAACAGTGGCGCGAAGAACATCGCGCTCGTGGGCGGCCTGGACTACGCCTTTGA
- a CDS encoding sensor histidine kinase, with the protein MPRRLHLMLFFLLAPCVRAEEVLESISSIRALPPEMAGMGLRASIEATVTFADKPDGRSCLVHDGLEGIYVERAEPQPRQPLAFGTRVRLEGVTIAGGFLPAIRTEQITLLNAEGPPLKARAATGADLFSPSNDCQWVRVQAIITGRRSDRIRQMLVAEVDGWTFMLQFPDGVSLTPLLPSLMQQQVTVSGTVGTLFNRQRQLTGRYLFVPGLDHLQLAPHSTPATHLPPLRAAHELLRSDAGTRELVRVRGIVTAAMPDRIYLRDESEALMVQASITETLRPGDKVEAWGVGSLAPFRPTLRASRVQKIAPGTAPEPQPLGLDPRDLTRHHAQLSSTEAEYLTTRLATDGETVLQCRAGEWIFEARLSLAASDHLPVLSRGDLLHLTGICEITSTYPLPGDHRVDGFHLLLREAGDVRVLHPAPWWTLQRMLWLLGFVTALAVLAFIWIAQLRRRVRAQTSLITQEIERSAVKDERQRIARELHDTIEQDLAGLAIQIGTARQRIAREPAQAEASLNLAQRMLSRCRDEARTSIRDLRSVALDQRGLAGAIQDLLQPIAEEAGIQFTLKEQGKGPRPAGLQAMHLLRITQEAVINALRHAKAGSISVSLDYHATATTLEIHDDGCGFDTTAPPPRGHFGLLGIRERANKLDAVLHLESAPGSGTTLRLSALHPAPNTPPA; encoded by the coding sequence ATGCCACGTCGTCTCCATCTCATGCTCTTTTTCCTGCTCGCTCCGTGTGTGCGGGCGGAGGAGGTGCTGGAGAGCATCTCCTCCATCCGCGCACTGCCGCCGGAGATGGCGGGGATGGGCCTGCGGGCCAGCATCGAGGCCACCGTCACCTTCGCCGACAAACCAGACGGCAGGAGCTGTCTCGTGCATGATGGGCTGGAGGGCATCTACGTCGAGCGTGCGGAGCCGCAGCCGCGCCAGCCGCTGGCTTTTGGCACGCGGGTGCGGCTGGAGGGCGTGACCATCGCCGGGGGCTTCCTGCCAGCGATCCGTACGGAGCAGATCACGCTGCTAAACGCGGAAGGCCCACCGCTGAAAGCACGCGCCGCCACGGGAGCCGATCTTTTTTCTCCCTCCAATGACTGCCAGTGGGTGCGGGTGCAGGCCATCATCACCGGCAGGCGCAGCGACCGCATCCGCCAGATGCTGGTGGCGGAGGTGGACGGCTGGACCTTCATGCTCCAGTTCCCGGACGGCGTGTCTCTCACACCGCTGCTTCCCAGCCTCATGCAGCAGCAGGTCACCGTCTCCGGCACGGTCGGCACGCTTTTCAATCGCCAGCGCCAGCTCACCGGGCGCTACCTTTTCGTCCCCGGCCTGGATCACCTCCAGCTCGCCCCTCACTCGACTCCCGCCACTCACCTGCCACCGCTGCGCGCGGCCCATGAGCTGCTCCGCAGTGATGCTGGCACGCGCGAACTGGTGCGCGTGCGCGGTATCGTCACCGCAGCCATGCCGGACCGCATCTATCTGCGGGATGAAAGCGAGGCGCTGATGGTGCAGGCGTCCATCACCGAGACCTTGCGGCCTGGTGACAAAGTAGAGGCGTGGGGCGTCGGCTCGCTCGCCCCCTTTCGCCCCACGCTGCGGGCCAGCCGCGTGCAAAAGATCGCCCCAGGCACCGCGCCCGAGCCGCAGCCGCTGGGACTCGATCCACGCGATCTGACCCGCCACCACGCCCAGCTCAGCAGCACCGAGGCCGAATACCTCACCACCCGTCTCGCCACGGATGGCGAAACCGTACTGCAATGCCGCGCTGGCGAGTGGATCTTTGAGGCACGCCTCAGTTTGGCGGCATCCGATCACCTGCCCGTGCTGAGCCGTGGCGATCTTTTGCACCTCACCGGCATCTGTGAGATCACCAGCACCTATCCACTCCCCGGAGATCATCGTGTGGATGGCTTTCACCTCCTGCTGCGGGAGGCTGGCGACGTGCGCGTGCTGCACCCCGCCCCGTGGTGGACGCTTCAGCGCATGCTCTGGCTCCTCGGTTTCGTAACCGCGCTCGCCGTGCTCGCCTTCATCTGGATCGCCCAGCTACGCCGCCGCGTGCGTGCCCAGACGAGCCTCATCACCCAGGAGATCGAGCGCTCCGCTGTCAAAGACGAGCGCCAGCGCATCGCCCGCGAGCTACACGACACCATCGAGCAGGATCTCGCCGGCCTCGCCATCCAGATTGGCACCGCACGCCAGCGCATCGCTCGTGAGCCAGCTCAGGCGGAGGCATCGCTGAATCTCGCGCAGAGAATGCTCTCCCGCTGTCGCGATGAGGCCCGCACCTCCATCCGCGATCTCCGCAGTGTCGCTCTCGACCAGCGCGGCCTCGCCGGAGCCATCCAGGACCTGCTCCAGCCCATCGCGGAAGAAGCAGGCATCCAGTTCACCCTCAAAGAACAAGGCAAAGGCCCGCGCCCCGCCGGCCTCCAGGCCATGCACCTCCTGCGCATCACCCAGGAGGCTGTCATCAATGCCCTGCGCCATGCCAAAGCCGGCAGCATCAGCGTCAGCCTCGATTACCACGCCACAGCCACCACGCTCGAAATCCATGACGACGGCTGCGGCTTTGACACCACCGCCCCACCGCCACGCGGCCATTTTGGCCTCCTAGGCATCCGCGAGCGCGCCAACAAGCTCGATGCCGTGCTCCACCTCGAAAGCGCGCCCGGCAGCGGCACCACCCTGCGCCTCAGCGCGCTCCATCCAGCGCCAAACACCCCGCCCGCATGA
- a CDS encoding response regulator transcription factor, producing MSRRIRILIVDDHAMMRFALAEAISAEDDLTLVAEATNGPEAVALYRQHLPDAVVMDYQLPGMTGSEATARILAEHPKARVLLLSMFEGAEDIWRAVQAGVSGYVTKSAEIADVLLALRRVAAGEKHFPASIASKLAAREAQDTLSPREQQMLTEIVNGRSNKEIAFLLSLSESAVKLYISNALSKLGVQDRTQAAIEAVRRGIVHLGD from the coding sequence ATGAGCCGCCGCATCCGCATCCTCATCGTCGATGACCACGCCATGATGCGTTTCGCGCTCGCCGAAGCCATCTCCGCCGAGGACGACCTCACACTCGTCGCCGAGGCCACCAATGGCCCCGAAGCCGTCGCCCTTTATCGCCAGCACCTGCCAGATGCCGTCGTCATGGATTACCAGCTTCCTGGCATGACAGGATCAGAGGCCACCGCGCGAATCCTAGCCGAGCATCCAAAAGCGCGGGTGCTGCTGCTATCCATGTTTGAGGGCGCGGAGGACATCTGGAGAGCCGTGCAGGCGGGAGTAAGCGGCTATGTCACCAAATCCGCCGAAATCGCCGATGTGCTGCTCGCCCTGCGCCGGGTCGCCGCCGGTGAAAAGCATTTCCCCGCATCCATCGCTAGCAAACTCGCCGCGCGTGAGGCGCAGGACACACTGTCCCCGCGCGAACAGCAGATGCTCACCGAGATCGTGAACGGCCGCAGCAACAAAGAAATCGCGTTCCTACTCAGCCTCTCTGAATCCGCCGTGAAACTCTATATCTCCAACGCCCTGTCCAAACTCGGCGTCCAGGACCGCACCCAGGCCGCCATCGAAGCCGTCCGCCGCGGCATCGTTCACCTGGGGGATTGA
- a CDS encoding DUF1501 domain-containing protein, with amino-acid sequence MNAEHLTPHGLRLLNRRGFLTQSATALGGIALSKLLADDQLLIDPARPFAPRQPHFAPKAKNVVVIFCAGAVSQLETWDYKPELIRWDDKPLPGGPAVTFQGPAGNLARPQYTFRPRGQTGKMVSDMIPHLAELTDDIAFIHSLTSKSNTHGPAENFLSTGSVLDGFPSLGSWVTYALGTESEELPSYVAIPDPRGVPQNGANNWGPGFLPAAFQGTTMSSKEPVRHLSAPGITADADRAARSLLQKMNARHLEAHPGDSKLAARIASYELAARMQLSVPEINDLCTEPAHILKMYGADDTQDANKAAFAKNCILARRLIEKGVRFVQLFNGAYASGGALNWDGHSKLKEQYDVHAHILDQPAAALIRDLKQRGLLQDTLVVWCTEFGRMPFFQKGAKGRDHNPDGFTCWLAGAGVKPGVSHGRTDDLGQRAIEDVHPLYHFNATILHLLGLDFEKLSFEHNGIQRRLTNVEGKVIREVLA; translated from the coding sequence ATGAACGCTGAGCATCTCACTCCCCATGGCCTGCGGCTGCTGAACCGCCGCGGCTTCCTCACGCAGAGCGCCACGGCGCTCGGTGGCATCGCGTTGTCGAAGCTGCTCGCGGACGATCAGCTTCTCATCGACCCAGCGCGGCCTTTTGCGCCGAGGCAGCCGCATTTCGCGCCGAAGGCAAAAAATGTGGTCGTCATCTTCTGTGCTGGGGCGGTGAGCCAGCTCGAAACATGGGACTACAAGCCGGAACTCATCCGATGGGATGACAAACCTTTGCCTGGAGGTCCAGCGGTGACGTTTCAAGGCCCTGCAGGCAATCTGGCGCGTCCGCAGTATACCTTTCGGCCTCGCGGACAGACGGGCAAGATGGTGAGCGACATGATCCCGCATCTTGCGGAGCTGACGGACGACATCGCGTTCATCCACTCGCTCACCAGCAAATCGAACACGCATGGCCCGGCGGAGAATTTTCTTTCCACGGGTTCAGTGCTGGATGGCTTTCCCTCGCTCGGCTCGTGGGTGACGTATGCGTTGGGCACCGAGAGCGAGGAGCTGCCATCCTATGTCGCCATCCCCGATCCACGTGGCGTGCCGCAGAATGGGGCCAACAACTGGGGGCCAGGATTTCTCCCGGCCGCCTTCCAAGGCACCACGATGAGTTCCAAGGAGCCAGTGCGCCATCTCAGCGCTCCCGGCATCACCGCAGATGCCGACCGTGCCGCACGCTCGCTTTTGCAAAAGATGAACGCCCGCCATCTCGAAGCCCATCCGGGTGACAGCAAGCTCGCTGCCCGCATAGCCAGCTATGAACTGGCCGCGCGGATGCAGCTCAGCGTGCCCGAGATCAACGACCTGTGCACCGAACCCGCGCACATCCTGAAGATGTATGGCGCGGACGACACGCAGGACGCCAACAAGGCCGCCTTCGCCAAGAACTGCATCCTCGCCCGCCGCCTCATCGAAAAAGGCGTGCGCTTCGTGCAGCTCTTCAACGGTGCCTATGCCAGCGGTGGCGCTCTCAACTGGGACGGGCACAGCAAGCTCAAGGAGCAATACGACGTCCACGCCCACATCCTCGACCAGCCCGCCGCGGCGCTCATTCGCGACCTGAAACAACGCGGCCTTCTGCAAGACACGCTCGTCGTCTGGTGCACCGAGTTCGGACGCATGCCCTTCTTCCAAAAAGGCGCGAAAGGCCGCGATCACAATCCCGACGGCTTCACCTGCTGGCTGGCAGGCGCAGGCGTAAAGCCCGGCGTCAGCCATGGCCGTACCGATGACCTCGGCCAACGCGCCATCGAGGACGTGCATCCGCTTTACCACTTCAATGCCACCATCCTTCATCTACTCGGCCTCGACTTCGAAAAACTCAGCTTCGAGCACAACGGCATCCAGCGCCGCCTCACGAATGTGGAGGGGAAGGTGATCCGCGAAGTGCTGGCGTGA